From Streptomyces cyaneogriseus subsp. noncyanogenus, the proteins below share one genomic window:
- a CDS encoding class III extradiol dioxygenase subunit B-like domain-containing protein, with amino-acid sequence MLVAAAVCPCPPLLVPEVAAGAAPELDAARAACADALGVLAAARPDRLVVVGPGEGDDVTAYPEGTPGSFRGFGVDKDVRLGTGGEAAAGGELPYGLMAAAWLLERTGWSDAPIEAITVGEGLPAPRCAAVGRDLAARAGRVALLVMGDASACRSLKAPGYLDERAAPFDAEIARALGAADGAALTALDAELARELKVSGRAPWQVLAGAAEGTALGGALLYEDAPYGVGYVVAAWS; translated from the coding sequence ATGCTTGTCGCCGCCGCAGTCTGCCCCTGCCCGCCCCTGCTCGTGCCCGAGGTCGCCGCGGGCGCCGCACCCGAACTGGACGCCGCCCGCGCCGCCTGCGCGGACGCGCTCGGCGTGCTGGCCGCCGCCCGGCCCGACCGGCTCGTGGTCGTCGGACCCGGCGAGGGCGACGACGTGACGGCGTACCCCGAGGGCACCCCGGGTTCGTTCCGCGGCTTCGGTGTGGACAAGGACGTACGCCTGGGAACCGGCGGGGAAGCGGCGGCCGGTGGCGAGCTGCCGTACGGGCTCATGGCGGCCGCCTGGCTGCTGGAGCGGACGGGGTGGTCCGACGCGCCGATCGAGGCCATCACGGTCGGGGAAGGGCTTCCGGCCCCGCGCTGCGCGGCCGTCGGCCGGGACCTCGCGGCGCGGGCCGGGCGGGTGGCCCTGCTGGTCATGGGAGACGCCAGCGCGTGCCGCAGCCTCAAGGCGCCCGGCTACCTGGACGAGCGGGCCGCGCCCTTCGACGCGGAGATCGCCCGCGCGCTGGGCGCGGCGGACGGGGCCGCCCTCACCGCGCTGGACGCGGAGCTCGCCCGCGAGCTGAAGGTCTCGGGGCGGGCCCCCTGGCAGGTCTTGGCGGGCGCGGCCGAGGGGACCGCCCTCGGCGGCGCGCTGCTGTACGAGGACGCGCCCTACGGCGTGGGGTACGTCGTGGCCGCCTGGTCGTAG
- a CDS encoding antitoxin, which translates to MGLLDSVKARLGPAKGKVSDLAQQHGGRIQHGLDRAAKAVDERTKGKYSDRIRTGADKAKGAVDRLAHKDGTGADTGGGTPGSTPPTPGTTPPAGPPPTS; encoded by the coding sequence ATGGGTCTGCTGGACAGCGTGAAGGCCAGACTGGGTCCGGCGAAAGGCAAGGTCTCGGACCTCGCGCAGCAGCACGGGGGCAGGATCCAGCACGGTCTCGACCGGGCGGCCAAGGCCGTCGACGAGAGGACCAAGGGCAAGTACAGCGACCGGATCCGGACGGGCGCGGACAAGGCCAAGGGCGCCGTGGACCGACTCGCGCACAAGGACGGCACCGGCGCGGACACGGGCGGCGGCACGCCGGGCAGCACACCGCCGACGCCGGGCACCACACCGCCGGCCGGGCCACCGCCGACCTCCTGA
- the miaA gene encoding tRNA (adenosine(37)-N6)-dimethylallyltransferase MiaA, producing MSSAPPAPRVIAVVGPTAAGKSDLGVFLAQRLGGEVVNADSMQLYRGMDIGTAKLTPEERGGVPHHLLDVWDVTVTASVAEYQRLARERIDALLAAGRWPILVGGSGLYVRGAVDNLEFPGTDPEVRARLEEELALRGPGALHARLAAADPEAARAILPGNGRRIVRALEVIEITGRPFTANLPGHDSVYDTLQIGVDVSRPELDERIARRVDRMWEAGLVDEVRALRARGLREGRTASRALGYQQILAALAGECTLEEARAETVRATKRFARRQDSWFRRDPRVHWLSGAAEDLAELPRLALSLVERPVTA from the coding sequence GTGAGCAGTGCACCCCCCGCCCCCCGCGTCATCGCCGTCGTCGGACCCACCGCGGCCGGAAAGTCCGATCTGGGCGTTTTTCTGGCCCAACGGCTCGGCGGCGAGGTCGTCAACGCCGACTCCATGCAGCTCTACCGTGGGATGGACATCGGTACCGCCAAGCTGACGCCCGAGGAGCGCGGCGGCGTCCCCCACCATCTGCTGGACGTCTGGGACGTGACGGTCACCGCCTCCGTCGCCGAGTACCAGCGGCTGGCCCGCGAGCGCATCGACGCGCTGCTCGCCGCCGGACGCTGGCCGATCCTGGTCGGCGGCTCCGGCCTCTATGTCCGCGGGGCCGTCGACAACCTGGAGTTCCCCGGCACCGACCCGGAGGTCAGGGCCCGGCTGGAGGAGGAACTCGCACTGCGCGGCCCGGGCGCGCTGCACGCCCGGCTGGCCGCCGCCGATCCGGAGGCCGCGCGGGCGATCCTGCCCGGCAACGGCCGCCGTATCGTCCGCGCCCTGGAGGTGATCGAGATCACCGGCCGGCCCTTCACCGCCAACCTCCCCGGCCACGACTCGGTCTACGACACCCTCCAGATCGGCGTCGACGTCTCCCGTCCCGAGCTCGACGAGCGCATCGCGCGCCGCGTCGACCGGATGTGGGAGGCGGGCCTCGTCGACGAAGTGCGCGCACTCCGGGCGCGGGGGCTGCGCGAGGGGCGCACGGCGTCGCGCGCCCTCGGCTACCAGCAGATCCTCGCCGCGCTCGCCGGCGAGTGCACGCTCGAGGAGGCCCGGGCCGAGACCGTGCGTGCCACCAAACGCTTCGCGCGCCGCCAGGATTCATGGTTCAGGCGCGACCCGCGCGTGCACTGGTTGAGCGGGGCCGCGGAGGATCTGGCGGAACTTCCGCGACTGGCTCTGTCGTTGGTCGAACGACCGGTTACAGCCTGA